One segment of Nostoc piscinale CENA21 DNA contains the following:
- a CDS encoding aminotransferase class V-fold PLP-dependent enzyme gives MTSVSAIQTDLHHHREQFPALANKLYFNYGGQGPLPKQAIDAMIQTETHIQQLGPFGNEVGRWIGSYNQTIKQAIATELNAPPETITLTENVTMGCNIPLWGIDWHPGDHLLLSDCEHQGVIAAAKEIGRRFHVEVTTCPLMATLNDGDPVAVVAQNLRPNTRLVILSHVLWNTGQVLPLDRIIEVCRDNHSLILVDAAQSVGLLPLNLTQLGADFYAFTGHKWWCGPAGVGGLYVKPEALEKLAPTFIGWRGVIKDSEGQPIDLFRDGRRYEVGTSAYSFYAGLVEAIALHQQWGTAEERYQQICRNSEYLWRKLSVLPQIKCLRNSPPESGLVSFQFVQHDSQISFKLVQFLETNKIFTRTIAKPDCVRATVHYFTVDSEMDELVEQIKKFSQYSSPI, from the coding sequence ATGACTAGCGTTTCTGCTATCCAAACCGACTTGCATCACCATCGAGAGCAATTTCCCGCTTTAGCTAATAAGCTTTATTTTAACTATGGCGGACAAGGCCCGTTACCCAAACAGGCAATTGATGCGATGATTCAAACTGAAACTCATATTCAGCAGCTAGGCCCCTTTGGTAATGAAGTTGGACGCTGGATAGGTTCTTATAATCAAACTATCAAACAAGCGATCGCCACGGAACTCAACGCCCCCCCAGAAACTATCACCCTGACAGAAAATGTGACTATGGGCTGTAATATTCCTTTGTGGGGAATTGATTGGCATCCAGGCGACCATCTGTTATTGTCAGACTGTGAACATCAAGGGGTAATTGCCGCAGCTAAAGAAATTGGGCGACGGTTTCATGTAGAAGTTACCACCTGTCCGTTAATGGCAACTTTAAATGATGGTGATCCTGTGGCGGTTGTTGCCCAAAATTTACGCCCCAACACCCGCTTAGTAATTCTCAGCCACGTCCTTTGGAATACTGGTCAAGTTCTGCCCCTTGACAGAATTATAGAAGTATGCAGAGATAACCATTCTTTAATATTAGTCGATGCTGCCCAATCTGTGGGTTTATTGCCGTTAAATCTAACTCAATTGGGAGCAGATTTTTATGCGTTTACTGGGCATAAATGGTGGTGTGGCCCGGCTGGTGTGGGTGGGTTATATGTCAAACCAGAAGCCTTAGAAAAACTTGCACCGACATTTATTGGTTGGCGTGGCGTAATTAAAGATAGTGAAGGACAGCCAATAGATTTGTTTCGTGATGGGCGGAGATATGAAGTCGGGACATCGGCTTATTCATTTTATGCAGGATTGGTAGAGGCGATCGCTCTTCATCAACAATGGGGTACAGCCGAAGAACGTTATCAACAAATTTGCCGCAACAGTGAATATCTCTGGCGCAAATTATCAGTCTTACCGCAAATTAAATGTCTGCGAAATTCCCCACCGGAAAGCGGTTTAGTTTCCTTTCAATTTGTTCAGCATGATTCTCAAATTAGTTTCAAATTAGTGCAGTTTTTGGAAACTAACAAGATATTCACCCGCACCATTGCCAAACCTGATTGTGTTCGCGCTACCGTCCACTACTTCACTGTAGACTCAGAAATGGATGAATTAGTCGAACAAATAAAGAAGTTTAGTCAATATAGCAGTCCTATTTGA
- a CDS encoding response regulator — protein sequence MPPILVLIVDDQTLIRRALSLLLVEDPQLELVGEAESGEAAIAQMETLKPEVILMDIVMPGMGGVEATRVIHQQFPETKILVLSIDDDDENIAQALRYGAAGYLLKNTPVEELSLAIQAIHKGYTQLGPGVGRKLIQRIPDPGINPDVEWKKLTRREQEIVRLIGQGANNREIAEVLFISEKTVKNHITNILSRLNLRDRLQIALFVTSNPIYMTSKA from the coding sequence ATGCCGCCCATTCTTGTGCTGATTGTTGATGACCAAACTCTAATCCGTCGGGCGTTGTCTTTATTGCTGGTCGAAGATCCCCAACTGGAATTGGTAGGGGAAGCGGAGAGCGGAGAAGCGGCGATCGCTCAGATGGAAACCCTGAAACCAGAGGTGATTCTCATGGATATTGTCATGCCAGGAATGGGAGGCGTTGAAGCTACCAGAGTGATTCATCAACAATTTCCAGAGACAAAAATTTTAGTACTTAGTATTGATGATGATGATGAAAATATTGCTCAGGCACTGCGGTATGGAGCAGCAGGTTATCTGTTAAAAAATACCCCTGTCGAAGAATTGTCTCTGGCGATCCAGGCAATTCACAAAGGCTATACCCAATTAGGGCCGGGCGTAGGACGAAAGTTAATTCAGCGTATCCCTGATCCTGGGATTAATCCAGATGTCGAGTGGAAAAAACTCACCCGCCGCGAACAAGAAATTGTGCGATTGATTGGTCAAGGGGCGAATAATCGTGAAATTGCAGAGGTGCTGTTTATTTCTGAGAAGACGGTTAAAAACCACATTACCAATATCTTGAGTCGTTTAAATTTGCGCGATCGCCTCCAGATTGCTTTATTTGTCACATCAAATCCGATTTATATGACCAGCAAAGCCTGA
- a CDS encoding glycosyl transferase, protein MKRPILYVAITNHGFGHATRTASVAATIQKLCPNVLLIMATTAPRWLLESYIEGDFIHRPRAFDLGVIQADSLTMDKDATLAKLLEIKKQQNSLISSEVNFIRQNRVDLILADIPFLTPLFAKAANIPCWMMSNFGWDLIYRDWGGEFVAIADWISECYSKCDRLFRLPFHEPMSAFQNITDVGLTGGSPRYSADELRANWGINAPQDKTILLTFGGLGLQQIPYENLQNFLDWQFITFDSSAPDLPNLVKIHDNKYRPVDFMPICGRIVSKPGYGTFSEVTSLEIPLVTIPRDDFAEASYLLEGITTYNHHQIVTPAEFFTGNWNFLYELPQPPQQSEKIAKDGNEAIAQAIINQFTHK, encoded by the coding sequence ATGAAACGCCCTATCTTATACGTAGCTATAACTAATCACGGTTTTGGTCATGCTACTCGCACAGCATCTGTAGCTGCAACTATCCAAAAATTGTGTCCTAATGTACTTTTAATTATGGCGACGACTGCGCCGCGTTGGTTGCTGGAGTCATATATAGAAGGTGATTTTATCCATCGTCCCCGCGCTTTTGATTTGGGTGTCATACAAGCTGATAGTTTGACAATGGATAAAGACGCAACTTTAGCAAAACTATTAGAAATTAAAAAGCAGCAAAATTCTTTAATTTCGTCGGAAGTTAATTTTATCCGACAAAATCGGGTTGATTTAATCTTGGCTGATATTCCGTTTCTTACACCTTTATTTGCCAAAGCTGCAAATATTCCTTGCTGGATGATGAGTAACTTTGGTTGGGATTTGATATATAGAGATTGGGGTGGTGAATTTGTAGCGATCGCAGATTGGATTAGTGAGTGTTATTCTAAATGCGATCGCTTGTTTCGTTTACCCTTTCATGAACCAATGTCGGCTTTTCAAAATATCACCGATGTGGGTTTAACAGGTGGCTCACCGCGTTATTCTGCTGATGAATTACGTGCTAATTGGGGCATAAATGCACCACAAGATAAAACTATTTTACTCACCTTTGGCGGTTTAGGTTTACAACAAATACCTTACGAAAACTTGCAAAATTTCCTAGATTGGCAATTTATCACTTTTGATAGTTCTGCACCAGATTTACCAAATTTAGTCAAGATTCATGATAATAAATATCGCCCTGTTGATTTTATGCCAATTTGTGGACGCATAGTTTCTAAACCGGGTTATGGTACTTTTTCCGAGGTGACAAGTTTAGAAATTCCTCTAGTGACAATTCCCCGTGATGATTTTGCCGAAGCTAGTTATCTTTTAGAGGGAATTACGACTTACAACCATCATCAAATTGTCACACCCGCAGAATTTTTTACAGGTAATTGGAATTTCCTTTATGAATTACCCCAACCACCGCAGCAAAGCGAAAAAATCGCCAAGGATGGAAATGAAGCGATCGCACAAGCTATTATCAACCAATTCACTCACAAATGA
- a CDS encoding TM0106 family RecB-like putative nuclease, with protein MLINAEHLLQYQRCKRRPILDINADKSLRDAPNDLLSKLQQDKVIYHQGILAGFDYEKPQYSPGNREAAQAATLELMQRGVEYIYQGVLLSNYQDWVETASENYTLLSRPDLLVKQSGESCFGDWMYVPANMELGKRPKQEYQVVAAFHAQALAAIQGVIPDKAWLILRTRDISYPVDLAKWTPQMFQILEEFIEAIKSPEPPEMFISRQKCNLCHWHSQCYAIAQAQNHLSLLPGVTPVRYTQLQTLSLTTLESLANTNPIILEDLPGFDSVVATKLTIQAQAVIEQRPLILPTSLPPAELTFTAPVELYFDIEAQPDLDLDYLLGVLVVDRQNNTQQFYSFLAESPEDEELVWRQFINLVGQYPDAPIYHFCVYEFDTVKRLAKLYQTPKSLVNPVLNRFVDVYEQLIQSVALPVESYALKVIARWLGFEWRDKEASGAKCIYWYDQWLETGDRSFLEIIQRYNEDDCHATRSVKDWLVNFFQNECSIIQESEVRMQK; from the coding sequence ATGTTGATTAATGCTGAACATTTACTACAATACCAACGCTGTAAACGCCGACCAATTTTAGATATTAATGCTGACAAAAGCCTGAGAGATGCACCAAATGACTTGTTGTCTAAATTGCAACAAGACAAAGTTATCTATCATCAAGGGATTTTGGCAGGGTTTGACTATGAAAAACCGCAATATTCACCAGGAAATCGGGAAGCTGCCCAAGCCGCCACATTAGAATTAATGCAGCGTGGAGTTGAGTATATTTACCAGGGAGTATTGTTAAGTAATTATCAAGACTGGGTAGAAACTGCCAGTGAAAACTACACACTCCTCAGCCGTCCAGATTTATTGGTAAAACAGTCAGGAGAGTCTTGCTTTGGTGATTGGATGTATGTTCCTGCGAATATGGAACTCGGTAAACGTCCCAAACAAGAATATCAAGTTGTAGCAGCATTCCACGCCCAAGCCTTAGCCGCAATTCAGGGAGTCATCCCGGATAAAGCTTGGTTAATCTTACGCACCAGAGACATTAGCTATCCCGTAGATTTGGCGAAATGGACACCACAGATGTTCCAAATTCTGGAGGAGTTCATTGAAGCTATCAAATCACCAGAACCGCCAGAGATGTTTATTTCACGGCAAAAGTGTAACCTTTGCCACTGGCATAGTCAATGTTATGCGATCGCCCAAGCACAAAACCATCTTTCTTTATTACCAGGAGTTACACCCGTCCGCTACACCCAACTCCAAACCCTTTCCCTCACCACCCTCGAATCTCTAGCGAATACAAATCCAATCATCTTAGAAGACTTACCAGGGTTTGATAGTGTAGTAGCAACCAAGTTAACCATTCAAGCCCAAGCTGTTATTGAACAGCGTCCGTTAATTTTACCAACTTCTTTACCGCCAGCAGAACTGACCTTTACCGCTCCTGTAGAACTGTATTTTGATATTGAAGCCCAGCCAGACTTAGATTTAGATTATCTTTTAGGCGTGTTAGTTGTTGATAGACAAAATAATACACAACAATTTTATTCTTTTTTAGCGGAAAGTCCAGAGGATGAAGAATTAGTTTGGCGACAATTTATTAACTTAGTTGGGCAATATCCCGATGCACCAATTTATCATTTTTGTGTTTACGAATTTGACACAGTGAAAAGATTAGCCAAACTATACCAAACACCAAAATCTTTAGTTAATCCTGTTCTCAATAGATTTGTAGATGTTTATGAACAATTAATTCAAAGCGTCGCCTTACCTGTAGAAAGTTATGCCCTAAAAGTAATTGCCCGATGGTTAGGCTTTGAGTGGCGCGATAAAGAAGCCAGTGGCGCTAAATGTATCTACTGGTATGATCAATGGTTAGAGACAGGCGATCGCTCTTTCTTAGAAATTATCCAACGCTACAACGAAGACGACTGTCACGCAACACGCAGCGTCAAAGACTGGCTAGTAAATTTTTTCCAAAATGAATGCAGTATCATTCAAGAATCAGAAGTCAGAATGCAGAAATAA
- a CDS encoding cation:proton antiporter, with amino-acid sequence MFDIYIIDLFLIGLILLVVTLASGWITRLPLSFALIYLLVGIFLGPYGLGLIHLRRNDVFNAELLERLTEFVVIISVFSCGLKIIRPLNLRVWGITSRLIGILMPISIFSLAAVGKLFLGMNWGEAILLGAILAPTDPVLASEVQLTDTNDRDELRFGLTSEGGLNDALAFPFVYFGIYALKDENWNNWFKQWILIDILWAIAAGIFMGILVPKIIVWLDQHIQKRRSADKLMEDFVGISIILLTYSLTEFVNGYGFLAVFVAGLVVQRSYQNPEKPLAQLEFIEQLEKLLEVGTILLLGSILLFKPMVDYAWQSLVVIIFLFLLIRPLGAWISTIRKHPLSSHRYHLHPGTRWLFGWFGIRGVGSLYYLAYAFGNGLKGEAAEQIAWITYTTIVASVIVHGISATPLMNWYEVHIAKQKKSTPASTIDEFE; translated from the coding sequence ATGTTTGATATTTATATTATCGACTTGTTCTTGATTGGACTAATCTTACTGGTAGTTACATTAGCATCCGGTTGGATTACCCGCTTACCTTTATCTTTTGCACTTATCTACCTATTGGTTGGGATTTTCCTTGGCCCTTATGGTTTAGGTTTAATTCATTTACGTCGAAATGATGTATTCAATGCGGAATTACTAGAAAGGCTGACTGAATTTGTTGTAATTATTTCAGTGTTTAGTTGTGGCTTAAAAATCATTCGTCCACTAAATTTGCGAGTTTGGGGAATTACATCTCGCCTGATTGGAATATTAATGCCAATTTCAATTTTTAGCTTGGCGGCTGTGGGCAAATTATTTTTAGGGATGAATTGGGGAGAAGCTATATTGTTAGGAGCTATTCTCGCACCAACTGACCCTGTATTAGCTTCAGAAGTGCAACTTACTGATACTAATGATAGAGATGAGTTACGTTTTGGTTTAACTTCTGAAGGTGGCTTAAATGATGCCTTAGCGTTTCCCTTTGTTTACTTTGGTATTTATGCTTTAAAAGATGAAAACTGGAACAATTGGTTTAAACAATGGATATTGATAGATATACTTTGGGCGATCGCAGCAGGAATATTCATGGGGATTTTAGTCCCGAAAATCATAGTCTGGCTTGATCAACATATCCAAAAGCGTCGTTCTGCTGACAAATTAATGGAAGATTTTGTTGGCATTAGTATTATTTTGCTGACTTATTCTTTAACAGAATTTGTTAATGGTTATGGTTTTTTAGCAGTATTTGTCGCTGGCTTAGTAGTACAACGCAGTTATCAGAATCCAGAAAAGCCATTAGCTCAATTAGAATTTATCGAACAATTAGAAAAACTGTTAGAAGTTGGCACAATTTTATTATTAGGCTCTATTTTACTATTCAAGCCTATGGTTGATTATGCTTGGCAATCTTTAGTTGTAATTATTTTCTTGTTTTTGTTGATACGACCTTTAGGTGCGTGGATCAGCACAATTAGAAAACATCCTCTTAGTTCCCATCGCTATCATCTACATCCTGGAACTCGCTGGCTGTTTGGTTGGTTTGGAATTCGTGGAGTTGGTTCCCTCTATTATCTGGCTTACGCTTTTGGTAATGGTCTGAAGGGAGAAGCTGCTGAACAGATTGCCTGGATAACTTATACAACCATTGTGGCATCAGTAATTGTACATGGTATTAGTGCAACTCCTTTAATGAATTGGTATGAGGTTCATATTGCCAAACAAAAAAAATCTACACCGGCTTCTACCATTGATGAATTTGAGTAA